The Nocardioides sp. cx-173 genome segment GCTACGCCCTCACCTCCGCGGCCCGCCGGCTCGCCTCCGACGGCGACCTGCGTCTGGTCGCGGAGAAGGAGGCGTACTTCGCGCGGGTCTGGCTCTCGCTGGAGGACTCGGTGCGCACCGGAGTCCCGCAGCTCGCGCCCTGGGCTACCCGGCTCGCCACGGACCCCGAGCAGGCCCGGTCCTTCCTCGAGGCGCTCGTCGTCCTCGCCGAGACCACCGGCCCCGACCTCACGAGCCTCATCCCCACCGGCTCCCGCGTCGCCGACCTCGGCGGCGGTCTCGGTGCGTACGCCGCCCCGCTCGCCGCCGCGGGGCACACCGTCACGCTCGTGGACCTCCCCCCGGTCGCCGCCTGGGCGGCGTCGGTGCTGCCCGCCTCGGTCTCGGTCACCGCCGTCGACCTGCTCTCACCCGGCGCGGCCTCGACGGTCGGCACCGCGTCGTACGACGTCGCGCTGCTCTCGCACCTGCTCCACGACCTCACCGACGACGACGGTGCCACGGTCCTTCGCGTCGCCCACGAGGTCCTCGCCCCCGGCGGCCGGGTCGTCGTCTTCGAGCTCCCCGGCGACCCCCCCGGCG includes the following:
- a CDS encoding acetylserotonin O-methyltransferase yields the protein MSDVFKVIDLVTGYQPAAALVAAGRLGVYDCLVDGPLSASAVSDAISADAGATRALLDALVGVELLTADGSRYALTSAARRLASDGDLRLVAEKEAYFARVWLSLEDSVRTGVPQLAPWATRLATDPEQARSFLEALVVLAETTGPDLTSLIPTGSRVADLGGGLGAYAAPLAAAGHTVTLVDLPPVAAWAASVLPASVSVTAVDLLSPGAASTVGTASYDVALLSHLLHDLTDDDGATVLRVAHEVLAPGGRVVVFELPGDPPGAFGPLFDLMMHVETPGRARRLSELVALVEQAGFSNVHVSAKHPLPHGVVVGTR